The Glycine soja cultivar W05 chromosome 8, ASM419377v2, whole genome shotgun sequence genome has a window encoding:
- the LOC114424080 gene encoding bidirectional sugar transporter N3-like isoform X1 yields MGSHNALAATFGILGNIISVMVYLAPVPTFYRIYKKKCTDGFHSLPYLLSLMSSMLWLYYAFLKIHDGVVPLITINSIGCVIELIYILTYIKYAHKDARNLTYTLFAAMNIGFLALVLSSRFALNGSHRVKVIGWICDAVSLSVFASPLSIMAKVIRTKSVQFMPFYLSFFLTLNAITWFVYGLSMQDKCIYIPNVGGFALGLVQMVLYGIYRKGSESEKEQGLGEGVINIVVVNPLGPAEVFPIAVDDNKVKDLVVVDDVTVSQQEKEKNVEAKDDCPV; encoded by the exons ATGGGCAGTCACAATGCTTTGGCTGCCACTTTCGGAATATTAG GTAACATCATTTCTGTGATGGTGTACTTGGCTCCGGT GCCAACGTTTTACCGGATATACAAAAAGAAATGCACGGACGGTTTCCACTCGCTGCCATACTTGTTGTCATTAATGAGTTCTATGCTTTGGTTATACTACGCCTTCCTCAAAATTCATGACGGCGTTGTTCCCCTTATTACGATCAACTCGATCGGATGTGTCATAGAGCTCATCTACATTCTCACCTACATTAAATATGCGCACAAGGATGCAAGG AACTTAACCTATACCCTATTTGCGGCGATGAATATTGGCTTCTTGGCCTTGGTCCTTTCCTCGCGTTTTGCTCTAAATGGTTCCCACCGGGTCAAAGTCATTGGATGGATTTGTGACGCCGTTTCACTCAGTGTCTTTGCATCACCTCTAAGCATTATG GCAAAAGTGATTAGAACAAAGAGTGTACAGTTTATGCCCTTCTATTTGTCATTTTTCCTCACACTGAATGCCATAACGTGGTTTGTATATGGTTTGTCTATGCAAGACAAATGCATTTAT ATTCCAAATGTGGGAGGGTTTGCACTGGGGCTAGTTCAGATGGTGCTATATGGCATTTACAGGAAGGGCAGTGAGAGTGAGAAGGAGCAAGGTTTAGGTGAAGGAGTGATAAACATTGTTGTTGTGAACCCGTTGGGACCTGCTGAAGTCTTCCCAATTGCAGTGGATGATAACAAAGTCAAAgatcttgttgttgttgatgatgtcACTGTGAGTCaacaagagaaagagaaaaacgtGGAAGCCAAGGATGATTGCCCAGTGTGA
- the LOC114424080 gene encoding bidirectional sugar transporter SWEET15-like isoform X2 has translation MVYLAPVPTFYRIYKKKCTDGFHSLPYLLSLMSSMLWLYYAFLKIHDGVVPLITINSIGCVIELIYILTYIKYAHKDARNLTYTLFAAMNIGFLALVLSSRFALNGSHRVKVIGWICDAVSLSVFASPLSIMAKVIRTKSVQFMPFYLSFFLTLNAITWFVYGLSMQDKCIYIPNVGGFALGLVQMVLYGIYRKGSESEKEQGLGEGVINIVVVNPLGPAEVFPIAVDDNKVKDLVVVDDVTVSQQEKEKNVEAKDDCPV, from the exons ATGGTGTACTTGGCTCCGGT GCCAACGTTTTACCGGATATACAAAAAGAAATGCACGGACGGTTTCCACTCGCTGCCATACTTGTTGTCATTAATGAGTTCTATGCTTTGGTTATACTACGCCTTCCTCAAAATTCATGACGGCGTTGTTCCCCTTATTACGATCAACTCGATCGGATGTGTCATAGAGCTCATCTACATTCTCACCTACATTAAATATGCGCACAAGGATGCAAGG AACTTAACCTATACCCTATTTGCGGCGATGAATATTGGCTTCTTGGCCTTGGTCCTTTCCTCGCGTTTTGCTCTAAATGGTTCCCACCGGGTCAAAGTCATTGGATGGATTTGTGACGCCGTTTCACTCAGTGTCTTTGCATCACCTCTAAGCATTATG GCAAAAGTGATTAGAACAAAGAGTGTACAGTTTATGCCCTTCTATTTGTCATTTTTCCTCACACTGAATGCCATAACGTGGTTTGTATATGGTTTGTCTATGCAAGACAAATGCATTTAT ATTCCAAATGTGGGAGGGTTTGCACTGGGGCTAGTTCAGATGGTGCTATATGGCATTTACAGGAAGGGCAGTGAGAGTGAGAAGGAGCAAGGTTTAGGTGAAGGAGTGATAAACATTGTTGTTGTGAACCCGTTGGGACCTGCTGAAGTCTTCCCAATTGCAGTGGATGATAACAAAGTCAAAgatcttgttgttgttgatgatgtcACTGTGAGTCaacaagagaaagagaaaaacgtGGAAGCCAAGGATGATTGCCCAGTGTGA
- the LOC114422225 gene encoding G-box-binding factor 4-like, which produces MASSKVATTTTTTTNSDISSQQVWDGATMEMESQDNMNMSMSLQDLLTENDAVPPSHSHGRGKRKTLVEEPLVVDKVTLQKQRRMIKNRESAARSRERKQAYTVELESLVTHLEEENAILLKQEADRKRQRFNQLMECLIPVEEKRKPKPMLRRVNSSQW; this is translated from the exons ATGGCATCGTCCAAGGTAgcgacgacgacgacgacgacgacgaatTCGGATATTTCGAGCCAGCAGGTATGGGACGGCGCCACCATGGAGATGGAGTCTCAAGACAACATGAACATGAGCATGAGCCTCCAGGATTTGTTGACCGAAAACGACGCCGTGCCACCCTCTCATAGTCATGGAAGGGGAAAGAGAAAAACCCTAGTGGAGGAACCCCTCGTCGTCGATAAGGTCACTCTTCAGAAACAGAGAAGGATGATAAAAAACAGAGAATCTGCCGCTAGGTCCAGGGAACGCAAGCAg GCTTACACAGTTGAGCTAGAATCTTTGGTTACACATCTCGAGGAAGAGAATGCCATCTTGTTAAAACAAGAG GCCGATAGGAAAAGGCAGAGGTTCAATCAG CTCATGGAGTGCCTTATTCCAGTTGAGGAAAAACGTAAACCAAAACCAATGCTTCGGAGAGTGAATTCATCCCAATGGTGA
- the LOC114424570 gene encoding fasciclin-like arabinogalactan protein 19 isoform X1, with product MNCLAQRINFYRVFPPMMHIHQDLHYLWRHQDHALLLLRLSSQILMSLVPVWMMVALLMVANGVGVRSIPNREFDSMLNTVRARGYDLFCNAIVTSDLKIDILSDANSSRDAFTFFAPTDASLFALDMTLTASSYTDTLRFHVVPLRLSLAQLRLLPDGYTLPTLLPHRRLHLAHRTSSSPASISVAGVDVAFPGIFYGRNVVVHGLAGILSLRSNNSPSPSPIPSEDRWFFSPRSSPNSPANHPILAPFHVTNRSGSPAPFEAPAPAASPVDAPEGEPDWTVYPPVAESPRYPDSAISLPPEEYSDSAAPAPEGIRKCLNPDEGLEESVMQCYAA from the exons ATGAATTGTCTAGCACAAAGAATCAACTTCTACAGGGTTTTTCCCCCGATGATGCATATCCATCAGGACCTCCATTATTTATGGAGACATCAAGACCATGCTCTCCTCTTGCTTAGACTGAGCTCCCAAATTTTGATGAG TTTGGTTCCAGTGTGGATGATGGTGGCGTTGCTTATGGTGGCCAACGGCGTTGGAGTGAGAAGCATACCGAACAGAGAGTTTGATTCGATGCTGAACACCGTACGAGCAAGAGGCTACGACCTCTTCTGCAACGCGATCGTGACCTCTGATCTCAAAATCGATATTCTCTCCGACGCAAACTCATCACGCGACGCCTTCACCTTCTTCGCTCCCACCGACGCCTCACTATTCGCCCTCGACATGACTCTAACGGCCTCGTCTTACACCGACACTCTCCGTTTCCACGTCGTCCCTCTCCGCCTCTCCCTCGCCCAGCTCCGCCTCCTCCCCGACGGCTACACTCTCCCCACGCTCCTCCCTCACCGCCGCCTCCACCTCGCCCACCGCACTTCCTCCTCCCCCGCCTCTATCTCCGTCGCCGGCGTCGACGTTGCTTTCCCTGGCATCTTTTACGGCCGTAACGTCGTCGTTCACGGCCTCGCCGGTATTCTCAGCCTTCGATCCAACAACTCTCCTTCTCCTTCGCCGATTCCTTCCGAAGATCGCTGGTTCTTCTCTCCAAGAAGTAGCCCTAACTCGCCGGCGAACCATCCGATTCTTGCTCCGTTCCACGTCACGAATCGGTCAGGTTCTCCCGCTCCGTTTGAGGCTCCGGCACCGGCTGCTTCGCCGGTTGATGCTCCAGAAGGTGAACCTGATTGGACGGTTTATCCTCCGGTCGCTGAGTCTCCGAGATATCCTGATTCGGCAATATCACTGCCGCCGGAGGAATATTCCGACTCGGCGGCTCCGGCGCCTGAAGGCATCCGAAAGTGTCTGAATCCAGATGAAGGATTGGAAGAGTCAGTCATGCAGTGCTATGCAGCATAG
- the LOC114424570 gene encoding fasciclin-like arabinogalactan protein 19 isoform X2: MTCSLVPVWMMVALLMVANGVGVRSIPNREFDSMLNTVRARGYDLFCNAIVTSDLKIDILSDANSSRDAFTFFAPTDASLFALDMTLTASSYTDTLRFHVVPLRLSLAQLRLLPDGYTLPTLLPHRRLHLAHRTSSSPASISVAGVDVAFPGIFYGRNVVVHGLAGILSLRSNNSPSPSPIPSEDRWFFSPRSSPNSPANHPILAPFHVTNRSGSPAPFEAPAPAASPVDAPEGEPDWTVYPPVAESPRYPDSAISLPPEEYSDSAAPAPEGIRKCLNPDEGLEESVMQCYAA; this comes from the coding sequence ATGACGTGTAGTTTGGTTCCAGTGTGGATGATGGTGGCGTTGCTTATGGTGGCCAACGGCGTTGGAGTGAGAAGCATACCGAACAGAGAGTTTGATTCGATGCTGAACACCGTACGAGCAAGAGGCTACGACCTCTTCTGCAACGCGATCGTGACCTCTGATCTCAAAATCGATATTCTCTCCGACGCAAACTCATCACGCGACGCCTTCACCTTCTTCGCTCCCACCGACGCCTCACTATTCGCCCTCGACATGACTCTAACGGCCTCGTCTTACACCGACACTCTCCGTTTCCACGTCGTCCCTCTCCGCCTCTCCCTCGCCCAGCTCCGCCTCCTCCCCGACGGCTACACTCTCCCCACGCTCCTCCCTCACCGCCGCCTCCACCTCGCCCACCGCACTTCCTCCTCCCCCGCCTCTATCTCCGTCGCCGGCGTCGACGTTGCTTTCCCTGGCATCTTTTACGGCCGTAACGTCGTCGTTCACGGCCTCGCCGGTATTCTCAGCCTTCGATCCAACAACTCTCCTTCTCCTTCGCCGATTCCTTCCGAAGATCGCTGGTTCTTCTCTCCAAGAAGTAGCCCTAACTCGCCGGCGAACCATCCGATTCTTGCTCCGTTCCACGTCACGAATCGGTCAGGTTCTCCCGCTCCGTTTGAGGCTCCGGCACCGGCTGCTTCGCCGGTTGATGCTCCAGAAGGTGAACCTGATTGGACGGTTTATCCTCCGGTCGCTGAGTCTCCGAGATATCCTGATTCGGCAATATCACTGCCGCCGGAGGAATATTCCGACTCGGCGGCTCCGGCGCCTGAAGGCATCCGAAAGTGTCTGAATCCAGATGAAGGATTGGAAGAGTCAGTCATGCAGTGCTATGCAGCATAG
- the LOC114422226 gene encoding COP9 signalosome complex subunit 8-like translates to MDFSSVRAALDSKSYDKVADVCDNLMLQVAAEGIAYQDDWPYTIHLLSHIYVHDINSARFLWKSIPSSIKESQPEVTAVWKIGQKLWLRDYAGVHEAIRGFDWTQELQTLVAAFSELYTKEMFQLLLSAYSTISIKDTALFLGMNEDDATNYVLQQGWTVDPASQMLIVKKQPVVTEQKLDPSKLQRLTEYVFHLEH, encoded by the exons ATGGATTTCTCTTCGGTGAGGGCTGCGTTGGATTCGAAGTCGTACGACAAGGTTGCGGATGTGTGCGACAACTTGATGCTTCAG GTTGCAGCTGAGGGCATTGCTTATCAGGACGATTGGCCCTACACAATTCACCTCCTCTCTCACATTTATGTTCACGACAT CAATAGTGCGCGCTTTCTTTGGAAGTCAATACCTTCCTCAATCAAAGAGAGCCAGCCTGAAGTCACCGCGGTTTGGAAAATTGGTCAGAAGCTCTGGTTACGTGACTATGCCGGAGTGCACGAGGCAATCCGTGGCTTTGATTGGACTCAGGAACTCCAAACCCTAGTTGCTGCATTTTCAG AACTTTACACAAAGGAGATGTTTCAGCTGCTTCTCTCTGCTTATTCTACGATAAGCATTAAAGACACTGCTTTATTTCTGGGAATGAATGAGGATGATGCTACAAATT ATGTTTTGCAGCAAGGCTGGACTGTGGACCCTGCCTCTCAGATGCTTATTGTGAAGAAGCAACCTGTTGTGACAGAGCAGAAACTTGATCCGAGTAAATTGCAGCGATTGACAGAATATGTCTTCCATCTTGAGCATTGA
- the LOC114422228 gene encoding uncharacterized protein LOC114422228: MTTPRGNHHPQPNGERRRQWPPPQPPAAAPEAAAAPTAVAANYNGYRQYHPTTPARSSSSASFKGCCCCLFLLFSFLALLVLAVVLVIILAVKPKKPQFDLEQVGVQYMGITPNSPSTASLSLTIRLLFAATNPNKVGIRYGQSSFTVMYRGIPLGKATVPGFFQQPHSTRQVIATIAVDRVNLLQADAADLIRDASLNDRVDLRVLGDVAAKIRVINFDSPAVQVSVDCAIVISPRKQSLTYKQCGFDGLTV, encoded by the exons atgaccACCCCAAGAGGAAACCACCACCCACAGCCTAACGGTGAGCGAAGAAGACAATGGCCACCGCCACAGCCACCAGCAGCGGCACCGGAAGCGGCAGCGGCACCGACAGCAGTAGCCGCAAATTACAATGGATACCGACAGTACCACCCGACAACGCCAGCTCGTTCGTCGTCGTCGGCGTCGTTCAAAGGATGCTGTTGCTGTCTGTTCCTTCTATTCTCGTTCCTGGCGCTGTTGGTGCTAGCGGTGGTGCTGGTAATAATCCTAGCGGTGAAGCCGAAGAAGCCGCAGTTCGATCTGGAGCAAGTCGGGGTGCAGTACATGGGCATCACACCCAATTCCCCCTCCACCGCTTCCCTGTCTCTCACCATTCGCCTCCTCTTCGCCGCCACCAACCCCAACAAGGTCGGGATCAGGTACGGCCAGTCCAGCTTCACCGTCATGTACCGCGGCATCCCCCTCGGAAAAGCCACCGTCCCCGGCTTCTTCCAGCAACCTCACAGCACCCGACAGGTGATCGCCACCATCGCCGTCGATCGCGTCAATTTGCTTCAGGCGGACGCCGCCGATTTGATCCGAGACGCCTCCCTCAACGACCGAGTCGACCTGAGAGTCTTGGGAGACGTTGCTGCCAAGATCCGCGTCATCAACTTCGATTCTCCTGCTGTTCAG GTTTCGGTGGATTGTGCTATAGTGATCAGTCCAAGAAAGCAATCTCTGACTTACAAGCAGTGTGGGTTCGATGGATTGACTGTTTGA